The following proteins are encoded in a genomic region of Lujinxingia vulgaris:
- a CDS encoding VOC family protein, with amino-acid sequence MIQGLDHLVLTVADIDTTLAFYQRVLGMRLERFGAGRSALVFGNQKLNLHQAGREFEPKALRPTPGAIDLCLVTTWPITQVMAHLEEQGVTIEEGPVARTGAVGPITSVYFRDPDGNLIEVSRYHESPSTKGL; translated from the coding sequence ATGATCCAGGGACTTGACCATCTGGTACTCACTGTCGCCGACATCGACACGACCCTCGCCTTCTATCAGCGCGTTCTGGGTATGCGTCTTGAGCGCTTCGGGGCGGGCCGCAGCGCACTGGTCTTCGGGAATCAGAAGCTCAACCTGCACCAGGCCGGGCGCGAGTTCGAGCCCAAGGCCCTTCGTCCCACCCCGGGGGCCATTGATCTGTGCCTGGTCACCACCTGGCCGATAACGCAGGTCATGGCGCATCTTGAAGAGCAGGGCGTCACCATCGAAGAGGGGCCCGTAGCGCGCACCGGCGCCGTAGGCCCGATCACGTCCGTCTACTTTCGCGACCCTGACGGAAATCTGATCGAGGTCAGCCGTTACCACGAATCGCCCTCGACGAAAGGGCTATAA
- a CDS encoding HEAT repeat domain-containing protein, whose protein sequence is MKWKHALTAMTATAIVAPAPASYAAELGDEARELAQQLQEDANPQVRMAALLTLGETADRAGRRELEAKKGAEAEREKLAVGLALMLSGDRSATAYSASILKESATTYAHLRELVFALPASVQKTLLAATLDEADAATRRDVFRYLAQQSGDLYGMLQDSLTSTNAERREDARVATVYSARPEALTFAEQMLRSRDAGVRKDATTITAAFLDKPDSRVELVEVLEKALDNRDEAVKREAARQLVRLGEDKGAAPLFKHAATLEPADRAEILGFLVEHRARVRLDEIRPLIEATEDQRDRELLYQLAAITGDDAVYQELVAMFRSDQFDKRLVGVQALGLTRRAEALEHLGRGLFEGQREIRLHSARGLGQIANPEALTGLRRAVTNERDKEIRLAAVEALGNIKDRGSVQVMRFLTTDQDPEVKRQLVASLINTGVPEAAQALEMLLRDRNLDVQWDAFVGLLKLAPESAQRHMSTALRNPPQQFTDALNPQELSSEVRKSLYTAMLNHSSSRVRQAAIAQLERYRETLLPLAKELATSAGLNPEVRAELVYQLASSGDAKIAATLESVVRLFGEEPAAIVAAWALAREGQADLEASFRGYLGRDNPLMRAIAAYGLARID, encoded by the coding sequence ATGAAGTGGAAACACGCTCTGACCGCCATGACGGCCACCGCGATTGTAGCACCGGCGCCGGCGAGCTACGCCGCCGAGCTCGGCGATGAAGCGCGCGAGCTCGCGCAGCAGCTCCAGGAGGACGCTAATCCTCAGGTGCGCATGGCCGCATTGCTCACCCTGGGTGAGACCGCCGACCGCGCCGGACGCCGTGAGCTGGAAGCCAAAAAGGGCGCTGAAGCCGAGCGGGAGAAGTTGGCGGTGGGCCTTGCGCTGATGCTCTCCGGCGATCGCAGCGCGACCGCTTACAGCGCGTCCATCCTCAAAGAGAGCGCCACGACCTACGCCCACCTCCGCGAGCTCGTCTTTGCGCTGCCGGCGTCGGTCCAGAAGACCTTGCTGGCAGCCACACTCGATGAGGCTGACGCCGCCACCCGCCGCGATGTCTTTCGTTATCTGGCCCAGCAGAGCGGCGACCTTTACGGCATGCTGCAAGACTCGCTCACCAGCACCAACGCCGAGCGTCGCGAAGACGCCCGCGTGGCCACCGTCTACAGCGCGCGGCCCGAAGCGTTGACGTTTGCCGAGCAGATGCTGCGCAGCCGCGACGCCGGCGTTCGCAAGGATGCCACCACCATCACCGCCGCCTTCCTCGACAAGCCCGACTCCCGTGTGGAGCTCGTTGAGGTGTTGGAGAAGGCCCTGGATAATCGCGACGAGGCGGTCAAACGCGAGGCCGCTCGCCAGCTTGTGCGCCTTGGCGAAGACAAGGGCGCCGCGCCGCTCTTCAAGCACGCCGCGACGCTTGAGCCCGCCGATCGCGCCGAGATTCTCGGCTTCCTCGTGGAGCATCGCGCCCGCGTGCGCCTCGATGAGATTCGTCCGCTGATTGAAGCCACCGAAGATCAGCGCGATCGCGAACTTCTCTACCAGCTCGCCGCCATCACGGGCGATGACGCCGTGTACCAGGAGCTCGTCGCGATGTTCCGCAGCGACCAGTTCGACAAGCGTCTTGTCGGCGTGCAGGCCCTGGGGCTGACGCGCCGCGCCGAGGCCCTCGAGCATCTGGGCCGCGGACTTTTTGAAGGTCAGCGCGAGATCCGCCTGCACAGCGCGCGCGGCCTCGGCCAGATCGCCAACCCCGAAGCCCTCACCGGCCTTCGCCGCGCGGTCACCAATGAGCGCGACAAAGAGATTCGCCTCGCTGCCGTCGAGGCGCTGGGCAACATCAAAGATCGCGGCTCGGTTCAGGTGATGCGCTTTCTGACCACCGACCAGGATCCGGAGGTCAAGCGCCAGCTCGTCGCATCGCTGATCAACACCGGTGTGCCGGAGGCCGCGCAGGCTCTGGAGATGCTCCTGCGCGACCGCAACCTCGATGTGCAGTGGGACGCCTTTGTGGGGCTGCTCAAGCTCGCGCCGGAGTCTGCGCAGCGCCACATGAGCACCGCGCTTCGTAACCCGCCGCAGCAATTCACCGACGCGCTCAACCCTCAGGAGCTCAGCTCTGAGGTGCGCAAGAGCCTCTACACGGCGATGCTCAACCACAGCTCCTCGCGCGTGCGCCAGGCCGCGATCGCCCAGCTTGAGCGCTACCGCGAGACGTTGCTGCCGCTGGCCAAAGAGCTCGCCACCTCGGCCGGCCTCAACCCGGAAGTTCGCGCCGAGCTCGTCTACCAGCTGGCAAGCTCAGGTGACGCAAAGATCGCCGCCACGCTGGAGAGCGTCGTGCGCCTCTTCGGCGAAGAGCCCGCCGCGATTGTGGCCGCCTGGGCGCTCGCGCGTGAAGGGCAGGCCGACCTCGAAGCCTCCTTCCGGGGCTATCTCGGCCGCGACAACCCGCTGATGCGCGCCATCGCAGCGTACGGTCTCGCACGCATCGACTGA
- a CDS encoding polyhydroxyalkanoic acid system family protein, which yields MSDISIKRPHGMNPEEAKAKVHGIVADIEGEFPALVNNISWNDDKSHAKIKGKGFTGQFQVTESDVMIDIDLSLITRPFKGKVEGRILSRMTEYFG from the coding sequence ATGTCGGATATCTCCATCAAGCGCCCCCACGGTATGAACCCCGAAGAAGCCAAAGCCAAAGTCCACGGCATCGTCGCCGACATCGAGGGTGAGTTCCCCGCGCTGGTCAACAACATCAGCTGGAACGACGACAAGTCGCACGCCAAGATCAAAGGCAAAGGTTTCACCGGCCAGTTCCAGGTGACCGAGTCCGATGTGATGATCGACATCGATCTGAGCCTCATCACTCGCCCCTTCAAGGGCAAAGTAGAGGGGCGCATCCTCTCCCGCATGACCGAATACTTTGGCTAA
- the abc-f gene encoding ribosomal protection-like ABC-F family protein encodes MIRLDNISKAYGSDELFRSLNWQLSPGQKIGLVGPNGAGKTTLFRVIVGQEEADSGEVIQPRGVRVGYLPQELAVEEQGSVLDLVLGGRQDLLDMERDLQQAEEALARGESSEQASAAYADLQEQFRVRGGYEFRSRAREIAAGMGFSNDEMDAPIQTFSGGWQMRALLSRLLLFRPEVLLLDEPTNHLDLESIEWLEKFLSGYEGTIIVISHDRYFLNRLVDTIAELSGGQVHLYNGNYDYFIKERRERRERLVAQAAEQAREIAQIEDFIERFRYKATKARQAQSRIKQLEKIERIVVPPDYQATIGFEFPAPPRIGKVALEARQVSKRFGDNIIYEGVDFVLERGDHVALVGPNGAGKTTLLKMLAGRLPPDDGEVIEGHKVQLRYFAQHSVDQLDLRRTVLQEMEASATMESHSRVRSILGAFLFSGDDVHKPISVLSGGEKGRLALAKMLLEPAGVLLLDEPTNHLDISSRQVLEHALKNFEGAFCVISHDRYFLNEVVNKVVLVEAGKLNVYPGTYEEFRWRRTQELEGGEPGQGGVSSAGAAAPAQDGPLVSRKDQRRALAEIRKRRDAETRTLRAKLKKLEEKIETLESEHSELQAKLADPATYEAGDEVARINQRFHAVEEELTEVLMAWEELGAAVEAIEQRYAEEESAVRET; translated from the coding sequence ATGATTCGTCTCGATAACATCAGCAAAGCCTACGGCAGCGACGAGCTCTTTCGGAGCCTCAACTGGCAGCTCTCACCCGGCCAGAAGATCGGCCTTGTCGGACCGAACGGCGCCGGAAAGACGACCCTCTTCCGCGTGATCGTCGGTCAGGAAGAGGCCGACAGTGGCGAGGTCATTCAACCGCGCGGTGTTCGCGTGGGCTACCTGCCTCAGGAGCTCGCCGTCGAAGAGCAGGGCAGCGTGCTCGATCTTGTGCTCGGAGGACGCCAGGACCTGCTCGACATGGAGCGCGATCTTCAGCAGGCCGAAGAGGCGCTCGCGCGCGGTGAGAGCTCCGAGCAGGCCAGCGCCGCCTACGCCGATCTTCAGGAGCAGTTTCGGGTTCGCGGCGGCTACGAGTTTCGCAGCCGCGCTCGCGAGATCGCCGCAGGTATGGGTTTCTCCAATGATGAAATGGACGCCCCCATCCAGACCTTCTCGGGGGGCTGGCAGATGCGCGCGCTCCTCTCGCGACTGCTTCTCTTTCGCCCCGAAGTCCTCCTCCTCGATGAGCCCACCAACCACCTGGACCTGGAGAGCATCGAGTGGCTGGAGAAGTTTTTGAGCGGCTACGAGGGCACGATCATTGTCATCAGCCACGACCGCTACTTCCTGAACCGCCTGGTCGACACCATCGCCGAACTCAGCGGCGGGCAGGTGCACCTCTACAACGGCAACTACGACTACTTCATCAAGGAGCGCCGCGAGCGCCGCGAGCGCCTGGTGGCCCAGGCCGCCGAACAAGCCCGAGAGATCGCGCAGATCGAAGACTTCATCGAGCGCTTTCGCTACAAAGCCACAAAAGCCCGCCAGGCGCAGAGCCGCATCAAACAGCTCGAGAAGATCGAACGCATCGTCGTCCCGCCCGACTATCAGGCCACCATCGGCTTTGAGTTTCCCGCGCCGCCGCGCATCGGCAAAGTCGCACTGGAGGCCCGCCAGGTCTCCAAGCGCTTTGGTGATAACATCATCTACGAAGGCGTCGACTTCGTGCTCGAACGCGGCGACCACGTCGCGCTCGTCGGCCCCAACGGTGCCGGCAAAACCACGCTGCTCAAGATGCTCGCCGGACGCCTTCCCCCCGATGATGGCGAGGTAATTGAGGGGCATAAAGTGCAGCTGCGCTACTTTGCGCAGCACTCGGTCGACCAGCTCGATCTTCGCCGCACCGTCCTTCAAGAGATGGAAGCCAGCGCCACGATGGAGTCCCACAGCCGCGTGCGCTCCATCCTCGGCGCCTTCCTCTTCAGCGGCGACGATGTTCACAAACCCATCTCCGTGCTCTCCGGCGGGGAGAAGGGCCGACTGGCGCTGGCGAAGATGCTGCTTGAGCCCGCCGGCGTGCTGCTCCTCGATGAGCCCACCAACCACCTCGACATCTCCTCGCGCCAGGTGCTGGAGCACGCGCTCAAGAACTTCGAGGGCGCCTTCTGCGTCATCAGCCACGACCGCTATTTTCTCAATGAGGTCGTCAACAAAGTCGTGCTCGTCGAAGCCGGAAAACTCAACGTCTACCCGGGCACCTACGAGGAGTTTCGATGGCGGCGAACGCAGGAGTTGGAAGGGGGTGAGCCGGGGCAGGGGGGAGTGAGCAGCGCGGGGGCAGCCGCACCGGCGCAGGATGGACCGCTCGTCTCCCGCAAAGATCAGCGCCGCGCGCTGGCCGAGATCCGCAAACGCCGCGACGCCGAGACCCGCACGCTGCGTGCAAAACTCAAAAAGCTCGAAGAGAAGATCGAGACGCTGGAGTCCGAGCATAGCGAGTTGCAGGCAAAACTTGCCGATCCCGCCACGTATGAGGCCGGCGACGAGGTCGCACGCATCAACCAGCGCTTCCACGCCGTGGAAGAAGAACTCACCGAGGTGCTCATGGCCTGGGAAGAGCTGGGCGCAGCCGTCGAGGCGATCGAACAACGCTACGCCGAGGAGGAGTCGGCCGTTCGCGAGACCTGA
- a CDS encoding AMIN domain-containing protein has translation MKTPRMLMIAATLAIAGVSVDAQAQTIKRYDDAGDGSQSQIYIPGMPVPQPAQPASGGGEAQEEAGEEGEDVGSYQISMYGTRSQNMRRAETAQLANRPVGELYRGVIPGTRDELPHLSDARREGARADRPNQLTWVGFQPEETRTRVFFQSPRPMRYRVNQGMGEQPSLVLIFEDAEIPTRNFSRFVDASYFGRAVTRIDAREVGSDVEVTLQLREQVEPKVSTEGEYLYVDFPYQPSESAQASAD, from the coding sequence ATGAAGACGCCCAGGATGCTGATGATCGCCGCCACGCTCGCCATTGCCGGAGTGTCGGTTGATGCGCAGGCGCAGACGATCAAGCGCTATGATGATGCCGGCGACGGCAGTCAGTCGCAGATTTACATCCCGGGGATGCCCGTGCCGCAGCCTGCACAGCCCGCCAGCGGTGGCGGTGAGGCGCAGGAAGAAGCTGGCGAGGAAGGCGAAGATGTCGGCTCCTACCAGATCTCGATGTACGGCACGCGCAGCCAGAACATGCGTCGGGCCGAGACGGCGCAGCTCGCCAACCGCCCTGTCGGTGAGCTTTATCGGGGGGTGATTCCGGGGACTCGCGATGAGCTTCCGCACCTCTCGGACGCGCGGCGCGAAGGCGCCCGGGCCGACCGCCCCAACCAGCTGACCTGGGTAGGTTTTCAGCCTGAAGAGACTCGCACGCGCGTCTTCTTCCAGAGCCCGCGGCCGATGCGCTACCGGGTCAACCAGGGCATGGGTGAGCAGCCCTCGCTGGTGTTGATCTTTGAAGATGCCGAGATCCCGACGCGTAACTTCAGCCGTTTTGTCGACGCAAGTTACTTCGGGCGGGCCGTCACCCGCATTGATGCCCGTGAGGTGGGGAGTGATGTGGAGGTGACCCTTCAACTTCGTGAGCAGGTCGAGCCTAAAGTGAGCACCGAGGGGGAGTATCTGTACGTGGACTTCCCCTACCAGCCTTCAGAGAGCGCGCAGGCGAGCGCAGACTAA
- a CDS encoding tetratricopeptide repeat protein gives MGNPDESDDRASRLGRIQTIVHEDYERIQSTGDPYVVLNLAPGSEMEEVRSRYERYERFYRAENFQRLGDMDLTRKALDIRRAIGRAVVEIQSHQQQEPPSNKPAAAPARVEVPGVDPDAAAMGDIYFRDGLTYLRLGDFNAANDVLTRAVAYDPSRGIILANLAYTRFKLDPTSREVVDETGRLLTQSMSMEPDNPEVFVLCARFAINTQNKAMIQRAIERLEKLKPDHPRLERLKRRARL, from the coding sequence CCAGCCGCCTGGGCCGCATCCAGACGATTGTGCATGAGGACTACGAGCGCATTCAGAGCACAGGCGATCCCTATGTCGTGCTCAACCTGGCGCCGGGCTCCGAGATGGAAGAGGTGCGCAGCCGCTACGAGCGCTACGAACGTTTCTACCGCGCCGAGAACTTCCAGCGTCTGGGCGATATGGACCTGACGCGCAAGGCGCTCGATATTCGCCGGGCCATCGGCCGGGCGGTCGTCGAGATTCAGTCGCACCAGCAGCAGGAGCCGCCCTCGAACAAGCCCGCCGCTGCACCGGCGCGTGTGGAGGTGCCCGGCGTCGATCCGGACGCTGCGGCCATGGGCGATATCTACTTTCGTGACGGCCTGACCTACCTGCGCCTGGGCGATTTCAACGCGGCCAACGACGTGCTCACACGCGCCGTGGCCTACGATCCCTCGCGAGGCATCATCCTGGCCAACCTCGCCTACACCCGCTTTAAACTCGATCCGACCAGTCGTGAGGTCGTCGATGAGACCGGCCGGCTTCTGACTCAGTCCATGAGCATGGAGCCGGATAACCCGGAGGTCTTTGTGCTCTGCGCGCGCTTTGCGATCAACACGCAGAATAAGGCGATGATACAACGCGCCATCGAGCGTCTGGAGAAGCTCAAGCCGGATCATCCGCGCCTGGAGCGCCTGAAGCGTCGCGCGCGCCTCTGA